One window of the Prosthecobacter dejongeii genome contains the following:
- a CDS encoding PQQ-binding-like beta-propeller repeat protein — translation MRFLFPLLAISSFCHAEDWPEFRGPTHQGQTLTTGLPTEWSPSVNKNILWKASVPGVGWSSPVVMGDRVYLTTAVTQGGVEKPDAERSLRALCLQAVDGKVVWDQEVFIQPKDAPAVHKKNSHASPTPVYEDGKLYVHFGHQGSACLNAADGTMVWKTQSFGYKPVHGNGGSPVIEGGLFIFNADAETDPAVIALDKKTGTQVWKFSRISDAKNKFSFSTPLVIEVNGQRQLISAGSGVVNALDPLTGTEIWKARYDQGYSVVPRPLYANGMIYIGTGYNKPLALAIRVDGKGDVTDTHIAWKIEKFVPHNPSMVIVGDEIYFVADNGVLTCADAKTGTVHYQERCTGPISASILHADGKLYLQDEKGLGVIVQPGKTFRILAKNDLAERSLASYAVIEDDFLIRTESHLWRIGSK, via the coding sequence ATGCGTTTTCTTTTTCCCCTTCTTGCCATTTCCTCCTTCTGTCACGCTGAAGACTGGCCCGAATTTCGTGGGCCCACTCACCAGGGGCAGACTTTAACGACGGGCCTTCCCACGGAGTGGAGTCCTTCCGTAAACAAAAATATCCTTTGGAAGGCATCGGTGCCAGGGGTGGGGTGGTCGTCTCCAGTGGTGATGGGTGATCGTGTTTATCTTACTACTGCGGTCACTCAGGGCGGAGTGGAAAAGCCAGATGCAGAGCGCAGCCTGCGGGCTCTCTGCCTCCAGGCTGTAGATGGTAAGGTGGTGTGGGATCAGGAGGTTTTCATCCAACCCAAAGACGCTCCCGCCGTTCATAAAAAGAACAGTCACGCTAGCCCCACGCCTGTCTATGAAGACGGAAAATTGTATGTCCACTTTGGTCACCAGGGCAGCGCCTGCCTGAATGCGGCGGACGGCACTATGGTCTGGAAAACCCAATCCTTTGGCTACAAGCCAGTGCATGGCAATGGGGGCAGCCCTGTTATCGAAGGGGGGCTGTTCATCTTCAATGCCGATGCTGAAACGGATCCTGCTGTGATTGCTCTGGACAAAAAAACGGGCACTCAGGTCTGGAAATTTTCCCGCATCAGCGATGCCAAGAACAAGTTCTCATTTAGCACCCCGCTGGTGATTGAGGTCAATGGACAGCGCCAACTCATCAGTGCGGGTAGTGGGGTGGTGAATGCTTTGGATCCTCTCACGGGCACCGAAATCTGGAAGGCACGTTATGACCAGGGTTATTCCGTCGTGCCGCGTCCCTTGTATGCGAATGGTATGATCTACATTGGTACGGGTTATAATAAACCCCTGGCTCTCGCCATTCGCGTGGATGGCAAAGGTGACGTGACGGATACTCATATCGCCTGGAAGATTGAAAAGTTCGTTCCGCACAATCCTAGCATGGTCATTGTGGGGGATGAGATTTACTTCGTCGCTGATAATGGAGTGCTCACCTGTGCGGATGCTAAAACAGGCACCGTTCATTACCAAGAGCGTTGCACAGGCCCTATCAGTGCCTCCATTCTGCATGCCGATGGTAAGCTCTATCTTCAGGATGAAAAAGGGCTCGGTGTGATTGTCCAGCCCGGCAAAACCTTCCGCATTTTGGCCAAGAATGACCTCGCTGAACGCTCACTGGCTTCTTACGCAGTGATTGAAGATGACTTTCTCATTCGCACCGAGAGCCATCTGTGGCGCATCGGCTCAAAGTGA
- a CDS encoding Gfo/Idh/MocA family protein: MSSSLSSRRQFLTQSSLAAGAALGFPAIVSSRSPNAKVNLAFIGVGGRGAANIQSLVGTSLYPPKLKEGEAAPPIKEPSENVVAICDVNGMNLDRAAEAFPKAKAFRDFRKLYEESKDFDAVVVSTTEHTHAYATLPALLMGKPVYCEKPLTRDVAEARLITEAAAKAGVATQMGTQIHGQPNYRRVVELIQSGAIGRVTDAHVCVSRAWGLQSKEEAEANKDIVFVTERPKEGQTPPPYLDWDLWLGPAPYRPYHEVYFPGPKWYRWWDFGNGTMSDLGSHWNDLPFWALNLDAPLSVEAFGPEPHPEIAPASMSATYEYAARGSRAACKVHWNQGSAKPEVWKNDPFISKWNSGVLFVGDKGMLLSDYNKHVLLPEADFKNFQRPAPFIPDSPGQHTEWLNAIKTGSPTASPFSYAGPLSEANHLGNVAFRAGSKILWDAKAMKITNNEAANRFLSRTPRAGWKL; the protein is encoded by the coding sequence ATGTCCAGCTCACTTTCCTCTCGCCGCCAGTTTTTGACGCAAAGTTCACTCGCGGCTGGAGCAGCCCTGGGCTTCCCGGCCATCGTCAGTTCACGCTCACCCAATGCCAAGGTGAATCTGGCATTCATTGGCGTAGGCGGTCGTGGTGCCGCGAATATTCAAAGCCTCGTCGGCACCTCCCTATACCCGCCGAAACTCAAGGAAGGAGAGGCCGCACCGCCGATCAAAGAACCCTCGGAGAATGTGGTGGCTATCTGCGATGTGAACGGTATGAACCTGGATCGTGCTGCCGAGGCTTTCCCAAAAGCCAAAGCTTTCCGTGATTTTCGGAAGCTGTATGAAGAGTCCAAGGACTTTGACGCCGTAGTCGTCAGCACCACAGAACACACCCATGCTTATGCCACGCTGCCAGCCTTGCTCATGGGCAAGCCTGTCTATTGTGAGAAACCGCTGACCCGCGATGTGGCGGAAGCACGTCTCATCACCGAGGCTGCGGCTAAGGCCGGAGTCGCCACCCAGATGGGAACGCAGATTCATGGTCAGCCTAACTATCGTCGTGTGGTGGAATTGATCCAGAGCGGAGCCATCGGCAGAGTCACCGACGCTCACGTATGCGTTTCTCGTGCCTGGGGACTGCAAAGTAAGGAAGAAGCTGAAGCGAACAAGGACATCGTCTTTGTCACCGAGCGCCCGAAGGAGGGGCAGACACCTCCGCCGTATCTCGATTGGGATCTCTGGCTAGGCCCAGCCCCCTACCGCCCTTATCATGAAGTCTATTTTCCTGGGCCCAAGTGGTATCGCTGGTGGGACTTTGGCAATGGCACCATGTCAGATCTCGGCAGCCATTGGAATGACCTGCCTTTCTGGGCGTTGAACCTGGACGCCCCGCTGAGCGTGGAGGCTTTCGGCCCTGAGCCACATCCAGAGATTGCACCAGCTTCCATGTCGGCCACCTACGAATATGCAGCACGTGGTTCGCGTGCTGCCTGCAAAGTCCACTGGAACCAAGGCAGCGCCAAACCAGAAGTGTGGAAGAACGATCCCTTCATCAGCAAATGGAACAGCGGCGTGCTTTTCGTTGGCGACAAAGGCATGCTGCTTTCTGACTACAATAAACACGTCCTGCTTCCTGAGGCCGACTTCAAGAACTTCCAGCGCCCGGCGCCCTTCATTCCTGACTCTCCAGGGCAGCACACCGAATGGCTGAATGCGATCAAGACTGGCAGCCCAACTGCCAGCCCCTTCAGTTATGCAGGCCCCCTCAGCGAGGCAAATCACCTCGGCAATGTTGCTTTCCGTGCCGGTAGCAAAATTCTCTGGGATGCCAAAGCGATGAAAATCACCAACAATGAAGCCGCGAATCGTTTCCTCAGCCGCACCCCACGTGCCGGATGGAAACTTTAG